From one Natrinema saccharevitans genomic stretch:
- a CDS encoding CoA transferase subunit A, whose protein sequence is MASAISDAVDDGDSLYLAGFTHLIPFAAGHEIIRAGYGDLELIRATPDLVYDQLIAAGCVSKVTFSWAGNPGIGSLRAFRRAVEDGVPNPIETEEYTHYGMVAALHAGAADLPFMPVRTFAGSDLVDQNDAIRTVSSPYGDDEIPVVPPIEPDVAIVSAQRSDEDGNAHLWGIPGEQKEAALAADTVICCVEELCSTETIRSDPNRTLFTADAVDYVVEVPYGAHPSYAQGYYDRDNAAYLEWEEVSKDHEDTRAWLDEWVYGVDDRREYVEKLGAERLLDLEVDSRYATAVDMGDY, encoded by the coding sequence ATGGCGTCTGCGATTAGCGACGCCGTTGACGACGGTGATAGTCTGTACCTCGCAGGGTTTACGCATCTGATCCCCTTCGCGGCAGGTCACGAGATCATCCGCGCCGGCTACGGCGATCTCGAACTCATCCGTGCGACTCCCGACCTGGTGTACGACCAACTGATCGCTGCAGGCTGTGTCTCCAAGGTAACGTTCTCGTGGGCCGGTAACCCCGGTATCGGGAGTCTCCGGGCCTTTCGACGAGCCGTGGAAGACGGCGTCCCGAACCCGATCGAGACCGAAGAGTACACCCACTACGGGATGGTGGCGGCGCTACACGCCGGCGCGGCGGACCTGCCGTTCATGCCGGTTCGGACGTTCGCCGGTTCGGACCTCGTCGATCAAAACGACGCGATTCGAACCGTCTCGAGTCCGTACGGAGACGACGAGATCCCGGTGGTACCGCCGATCGAGCCCGATGTGGCGATCGTCTCCGCACAGCGCAGCGACGAGGACGGCAACGCTCACCTCTGGGGAATCCCGGGCGAACAGAAAGAAGCGGCGCTGGCGGCTGACACGGTTATTTGCTGTGTCGAGGAGCTGTGTTCGACCGAGACGATTCGGAGCGATCCCAATCGGACGCTGTTTACCGCCGACGCGGTCGACTACGTCGTTGAGGTTCCCTACGGCGCACACCCGTCGTACGCACAGGGCTATTACGACCGGGACAACGCGGCCTACCTCGAGTGGGAGGAGGTCTCGAAGGATCACGAAGACACGCGGGCGTGGCTCGACGAGTGGGTCTACGGCGTCGACGACAGACGGGAATACGTGGAGAAACTCGGCGCGGAACGACTGCTGGACCTCGAGGTCGACTCGCGGTACGCGACGGCGGTCGATATGGGTGACTACTGA
- a CDS encoding IclR family transcriptional regulator, translating to MPRDEAEHGDSEPRSPTIKSVETSLEIIDELQARDGARVSELAETVGKSKGTIHKHLITLLKHDYVVKEGDEYRIGLRFLDVGGYALNQIEGRQYIESKIRELADLTGETVQFSVEQRGRCVILGRKAGQKGVFSRARVGKRFYMHQVAGGKAILANLSDERVREIVARHGLPAATDATITSEAALFDELETVRERGYAFNIDESTQGLHAVGVPLMGPDGDVFGAFAVAGPSHRMRGEQFKDEIPNIVRSIVNELELNLAHS from the coding sequence ATGCCCCGAGACGAAGCCGAACACGGCGATTCCGAACCGCGATCGCCGACGATCAAGAGTGTCGAAACCTCGCTCGAAATCATCGACGAGTTACAGGCTCGAGACGGGGCCAGAGTTTCGGAACTGGCCGAAACGGTCGGGAAATCGAAGGGAACGATTCACAAACACCTCATTACGCTTCTCAAACACGATTACGTCGTCAAAGAGGGCGACGAGTACCGGATCGGTCTCCGATTCCTCGACGTCGGCGGCTACGCGCTCAACCAAATCGAAGGGCGACAGTACATCGAGTCGAAGATTCGCGAACTGGCGGATCTCACCGGTGAAACCGTCCAGTTCTCCGTCGAACAGCGAGGGAGATGCGTTATCCTCGGCCGGAAGGCCGGTCAGAAGGGCGTGTTCAGCCGCGCCCGAGTCGGAAAGCGCTTCTACATGCATCAGGTCGCCGGCGGTAAGGCGATTCTGGCGAACTTATCCGACGAACGCGTCCGTGAGATCGTGGCCAGACACGGGTTACCAGCCGCGACTGATGCAACCATCACCAGCGAAGCGGCGCTATTTGACGAACTCGAGACGGTCCGCGAGCGGGGGTACGCGTTCAATATCGACGAAAGTACACAGGGACTCCACGCGGTCGGCGTTCCGCTCATGGGGCCCGACGGAGACGTCTTCGGCGCGTTCGCAGTCGCCGGCCCGAGCCACCGAATGCGCGGCGAGCAGTTCAAAGACGAAATCCCGAACATAGTTCGTAGTATCGTCAACGAACTCGAGTTGAATCTCGCTCACTCCTGA